CGTGCTTTTCCTCTTTGGCCAGCACGGGAATCGGCTCAAGACTGACAAGGTCTCCGTCTATATAGGCGCGGGCATAACCCTTCTTTTGGTAGTCTTCGAGCACCTTGCGAAACTGCCCTTTTTTCTGGTCCGCGACGCAAACCAGAATCGCCACCGTCTTGCCAAAGAGCTGGGCTCTGGCATGGGCGGCCAGATCATCGACCGTGCGCGATTCGGTGGGAAGATCGTGTTTGGGACAGCGTTTCTCGGCAAAACGGGAATAGAGGATACCGAGCAGTTCACCAATATCGGTAAGGCTCGCGACCGTAGCGCGAACCGAAGGCTGCGTTTCATTCTGGGCCAGAGCGATGGCTGGGGATAAACCACTCGCGGACCGCAGGGCGGGCCGGGAGCCAAGATCCAAAAACTGCCGTGAATAGTGCGACAGCGTGTAGAAAAACCGCCGGTTGGCTTCCGCCAGGATCGTATCGAAGGCCAGGGAACTTTTCCCCGAGCCGCTGACCCCGGTGATCACCGTGATGCGGCCCCGCGGAATATTCAGGTCGATATGCTTCAGGTTGTGTTCGAAAGCCCCACGAATTTCAATAGTGCTGCGTTCCATTGCTTTTACCACCCCAGATAATGACGAGCCTGCTGCAAAGCCAAACGGAAACTGTCTGAACGCGCTTCATTCCGGCTGTAAAGTTCCGCGGCCGGACCATGATCGGGAGAAAGACGCAGATGCGCAAGTCCGCCCGTGACGTTGATCGCATCATAAAAATGCAGCGACTTCAAAGGTCCAAGGCCCTGATCGTGATACATGGCCAAAACCCCATCAAACGCCCCGGAATAAGCCCGGAAGAAAATCGTATCGGCTGGCAGGGGACCGACGATGTCAAGCCCCAAACGCTTCGCTTCGGCCACCGCAGGCGCGATGATGCGGGTATCCTCGTCCCCGAAAAGTCCGCCGTCACCACAGTGCGGATTGAGTCCCGCCACCGCGAGTCGCGGCTGGGCCAGACCAAAGATTCGCTGCAGGGAGGCATGCAAAAGTCGGGCTTTTTGCACGATCAATTCCGAGCGGATGGCGCTCGGCACATCACGCAGGGCGAGGTGATTGGTGGCCAGGGCCACCCGCAGCTTCGTGCCCGCGAGGATCATTATTCCCTGCGCGCCCCACAGATCTTCGAAGAATTCCGTCTGTCCCGGAAAGCGAAAGCCCGCCTTCGCGCAGCAGTATTTGTCGATCGGACAGGTCATCACTGCCAAGGATTTCTGATCAGGCGGCAGGGAGCGCAGGGTGGAAAGCGCGGCAAACGCCACCTGACCACGCTGCTCTTCGGTGAGTTTGCGCGGATCCACCGCCGGACAATCGGGGCTGCTGTCATAAAAATAGAGGCCAGGACCATGAACGGCCGACCACTGTTTGACTTCTTTAAAATTGATAGGAGCGGAAGTTTGCTCGCGCCACTGCGCGCGTGAACCGACGACCACCGTCGTGCGGGTGGAGTCCTCGGCCCAAAGATTTTTTTCGCGAACGAGGCACTCCACCGATACGCTCAAGGGATCGCCAAGGGTGATGATCAGCACGCTGAAGTCCTCCATTCCCGTAGTGTATAGCGGGGCTCAGGCACGAGCGGCACGCCTGGCTTGATTCGGGTCAGACCCGTGCCGACCAGCAGCGCATCCATCCCATAATTGTTGGCGCCGAGTATATCCGTTTCCAATTGATCACCGATCATGAGCAGATTCTTATGGCCGGCTCTGCGCTCAGCCTCGGCAAAAATCGGTGCAAAAGGCTTGCCGAGTTTAGCGAAAGGCGGCGCATCTTTTCCCAGACGGAGCTTCAGACCGGCCTCCAAAAGTAGCGCCAGCGATCCGGCGGTGAAGCCGTACACACCCTCCGCCTTCGGAAAAATCAGATCCGGATTGGTCAGAATGAGATAACAAGGCTTGCCGTCCTCGACC
This Oligoflexus sp. DNA region includes the following protein-coding sequences:
- the pdxA gene encoding 4-hydroxythreonine-4-phosphate dehydrogenase PdxA, which gives rise to MLIITLGDPLSVSVECLVREKNLWAEDSTRTTVVVGSRAQWREQTSAPINFKEVKQWSAVHGPGLYFYDSSPDCPAVDPRKLTEEQRGQVAFAALSTLRSLPPDQKSLAVMTCPIDKYCCAKAGFRFPGQTEFFEDLWGAQGIMILAGTKLRVALATNHLALRDVPSAIRSELIVQKARLLHASLQRIFGLAQPRLAVAGLNPHCGDGGLFGDEDTRIIAPAVAEAKRLGLDIVGPLPADTIFFRAYSGAFDGVLAMYHDQGLGPLKSLHFYDAINVTGGLAHLRLSPDHGPAAELYSRNEARSDSFRLALQQARHYLGW